CCCGACGGCGGCACCATCACCCTCGCCGGCCGCGACATCTCCCACGCGCCGACCCGGGCCCGCAGGGAGCAGGGCATCGGGTACGTGCCCGAGGACCGGCACCGGCACGGGCTGCTGCTCGAAGCGCCGCTGTGGGAGAACCGCATGCTCGGGCACGTCACCGAGCCGCCGAACAGCCGCGGCCCGCTGCTGGACGCCAAGGGCGCGCGCGCCGACACCGAGCGGATCGTGCGCGAGTACGACGTGCGCACCCCGGGCATCGAGGTGACCGTCGGTTCGCTGTCCGGCGGCAACCAGCAGAAGCTGATCATCGGCCGGGAGATGAGCCACCGGCCCAAGGTGCTGGTCGCCGCGCACCCGACGCGCGGCGTGGACGTGGGCGCCCAGGCGCAGATCTGGGACGAGATCCGGCGCGCGCGCCGCGACGGGCTGGCCGTGCTGCTGATCTCCGCCGATCTCGACGAGCTGATCGGGCTCTCGGACAGCCTGCGGGTGATGTACCGGGGCCGGCTGGTGGCCTCGGCCGACCCGGCCACCGTGACACCGGAGCAGCTCGGCACCGCGATGACGGGCACGAGCGGGCGTTCCGGCGAACAGGACGCGGGTTCGGGCGAGCAGGACGCGGAGGGCGGCGAGCCGGGCGCGGGTTCGGGTGAGCCGGGCGCGCGTTCCGGCGGACCCGGAACCGGCGGAACCCGCGAGCCCGGAGAGGGGACTGAGTCGTGAGCACCGCGACGACCGGGGGTCAGGGGGGCACGGCGGGCCGGGGTCCGCGCCTCCTGCGCGACCGCGACCGCAGGGAACGCCTGCTGCTCGGGCTGAGCGCCCCGCTGCTCGCCATCGTCACGGCCCTGGCCATCACGTCCGCCGTGCTGGCCATGACCGGCGACAACCCGTTCCGCGCCTTCCAGGTGATGGCCGACTACGGGTCCAAGAGCGACAGCCAGGTCTGGATCATCAACAAGGCGATCCCGTACTACCTGGCCGCGGCGGCCGTGGCCATCGGCTTCCGCATGAACCTGTTCAACATCGGTGTGGACGGCCAGTACCGGGTCGCCGCGTTCTTCGCCGCCGTGGTGGGCGGCGCGCTGAGCCTGCCGGGCTTCGTGCAGATCCCCGTCATCCTGCTGACCGCGATGGTCTGCGGCGCGATCTGGGCGGGCATCGCCGGCTACCTGAAGGCGACGCGCGGCGTCAGCGAAGTCATCACCACCATCATGCTGAACTTCATCGGCGGCTCGCTCATCGCCTACTTCCTCCAGGAGGGCAGGCTCGCCGAGCGCGACGAGAACATCATCCACACCACGGACATCCCCGACTCCAGCTGGTTCTTCGAGTTCCCGACCAACCCGGACCCGGTGCACGGCTCCATCCTCATCGCGGTCGCGGTGGGCATCGCCTACTGGTTCGTGCTCGGCCGCACCCGGTTCGGCTTCGACCTGCGGGCCGTGGGGCGCTCCGAGCCGGCGGCCGAGGCCAGCGGCGTCAGCGTCAAGCGCACGGTGGTCACCGCGATGCTCCTGTCCGGCGCGGTGGCCGGGCTCGTGGGCATGCCGACGCTGCTGAACGAGTCGGGCAACTACGGCAACGACTTCCCCGAGGGCATCGGGTTCACCGGCATCGCGATCGCCCTGCTCGGCCGCAACCACCCGATCGGCATGGGCCTGGCGGCCCTGCTCTGGGGCTTCCTCGAACGGACCGGCACGCAGCTGGAGTTCGAGGGCTTCGACCAGGAGATCGTCGGCGTGATGCAGGGCGTCATCGTCCTCTCCGTCGTCGTGGCCTACGAACTGGTCCGCCGCTGGGGGATCAGGCGCCAGCAGCGGCAGGTCGGCGAGCAACTGGCCGCGCGTGCGGCCGGCGACGGACGGAACGGCCCCAACGACCCGGCGGAGGTGTCCGCGTGACCACGCCCCTGTCCACCCTCGCCGGCAAGGTGCGGCCCAGCGGCCGGGTCGAGAACGGCGGCAGGCGCCGTTTGAGCTACCCGGGCGTGCTGCTGATCATCGCGGGCGCGCTGCTGCTGCTCTCGCTGGTGCGGGCGATCACCGACCAGCAGAGCCTGACGTCGTCGGCCCAGTGGGGCGCCGCGCTTGGCTTCGCGGTGCCGATCGGCCTGGCCGGACTCGGCGGCCTGTGGGCCGAACGGGCCGGCGTGATCAACATCGGCCTCGAAGGCATGATGATGCTCGGCCTGTTCTCGGCCGGCTGGATCGGCTGGCAGCACGGGCCGTGGGCGGCCGTGCTGGCCGGCATCGCGGGCGGCGCCCTTGGCGGGCTGCTGCACGCGGTGGCGACCGTCACCTTCGGGGTGGACCACATCGTCTCCGGGGTCGCCATCAACATCCTGGCGCTCGGCATCGTGCAGTACCTGGCCAAGCTGTGGTTCGCGGCCGAGGGCAGCGAGGCCGTGGCGCGCGGCGGCAACGACAAGCAGTCGCCGCAGATGGAGCGCCTGGAGCCGTTCACCGTGCCCGGCGTCTCGGACTGGCTCGGGGACCTGGACGCCAAGGACTGGTTCTTCGTCTCCGACGTCGCCGGCATCCTGCGGGCCGCGGTGCACGAGGTGTCGTGGCTGACGCTGCTCGCCGTGCTGATCTTCGTCGGCACCTACCTGGTGCTGTGGAAGTCGTCGTTCGGGCTGCGGCTGCGTTCGTGCGGTGAGAACCCGCAGGCCACCGAGTCCCTCGGCGTGAACGTCTACCTGTACAAGTACCTGGCGCTCGCCATCTCCGGCGGGCTCGCCGGGCTCGGCGGCGCCTACCTCGCGGTGCTGATCCGCATGTACCAGGACGGCCAGACCGGCGGGCGCGGCTACCTGG
Above is a genomic segment from Streptomyces marincola containing:
- a CDS encoding ABC transporter permease — encoded protein: MRDRDRRERLLLGLSAPLLAIVTALAITSAVLAMTGDNPFRAFQVMADYGSKSDSQVWIINKAIPYYLAAAAVAIGFRMNLFNIGVDGQYRVAAFFAAVVGGALSLPGFVQIPVILLTAMVCGAIWAGIAGYLKATRGVSEVITTIMLNFIGGSLIAYFLQEGRLAERDENIIHTTDIPDSSWFFEFPTNPDPVHGSILIAVAVGIAYWFVLGRTRFGFDLRAVGRSEPAAEASGVSVKRTVVTAMLLSGAVAGLVGMPTLLNESGNYGNDFPEGIGFTGIAIALLGRNHPIGMGLAALLWGFLERTGTQLEFEGFDQEIVGVMQGVIVLSVVVAYELVRRWGIRRQQRQVGEQLAARAAGDGRNGPNDPAEVSA
- a CDS encoding ABC transporter permease: MTTPLSTLAGKVRPSGRVENGGRRRLSYPGVLLIIAGALLLLSLVRAITDQQSLTSSAQWGAALGFAVPIGLAGLGGLWAERAGVINIGLEGMMMLGLFSAGWIGWQHGPWAAVLAGIAGGALGGLLHAVATVTFGVDHIVSGVAINILALGIVQYLAKLWFAAEGSEAVARGGNDKQSPQMERLEPFTVPGVSDWLGDLDAKDWFFVSDVAGILRAAVHEVSWLTLLAVLIFVGTYLVLWKSSFGLRLRSCGENPQATESLGVNVYLYKYLALAISGGLAGLGGAYLAVLIRMYQDGQTGGRGYLGLATMIFGNWRPGGVATGAGLFGFMDVLQTRDRPVVHATLLLFALGLLCLAVWQFYRGKRIAALVVAALGGLMWLWYATTDTLPLELVTASPYLTTLLVLTLFAQRLRTPRAVGKPYRRGQAT